A window from Drosophila kikkawai strain 14028-0561.14 chromosome 2L, DkikHiC1v2, whole genome shotgun sequence encodes these proteins:
- the LOC138928594 gene encoding myb-like protein AA translates to MEVDIETNKRRFETTSEDSDENYDSSDSEMDTENETVPNEEFELLKEELKKMKSEMQQLQNQNQQLQNQNQQLQNQNQQLLKANENKTSNSNNNNNNAKNNNKNKNAKNDKSNNNNNKNSNNDTTNYYLPIADQEEPSTSNASKPQPKKTTSTSATTPKTTPTTNTAPAEEENLQNLPNGKVQLQMILLVVKEIAPVH, encoded by the exons ATGGAGGTGGATATTGAAACAAACAAGCGCCGGTTTGAGACGACGTCGGAAGACAGTGATGAAAATTACGACTCCAGTGACAGTGAAATGGACACTGAAAATGAGACTGTCCCAAATGAAGAGTTCGAGCTATTAAAAgaagaacttaaaaaaatgaaaagtgaaATGCAACAACTACAGAACCAAAACCAACAACTACAGAACCAAAACCAACAACTACAGAACCAAAACCAACAGCTACTCAAagcaaacgaaaacaaaaccagcaacagcaacaacaataacaacaacgccaaaaacaacaacaaaaacaaaaatgccaaaaacgacaaaagcaacaacaataacaacaaaaatagcaacaaCGATACAACAAATTATTATCTGCCAATAGCAGACCAAGAAGAACCCTCAACCTCAAATGCATCGAAGCCACAGCCAAAGAagacaacatcaacatcagctACAACACctaaaacaacaccaacaacgaACACAGCACCAGCCGAAGAAGAGAACCTGCAGAACCTGCCG aatGGGAAAGTGCAACTCCAAATGATTCTCCTGGTCGTAAAAGAGATTGCGCCCGTTCACTGA